The Microlunatus antarcticus DNA segment GCGACCTCGTCACCGCCGGACGGGCCGGTTCGGCCGCGACCTCGGGATCCACGCTCCCCGTGCTGGAGACCCGGTCTGCCGTTGGAGCCCCCGACAGCGCGGAGGCGAGGGCGGACAACGCGCGCCGGGCCCGTAGGCTGAGCGCGGTGCAGCTCGTCGTGGCCGGCGTCGTCGTCGGCTTCCTCACCGGCTTCCTCGGCGTCGGTGGCGGGTTCTTGATCGTGCCCGCCCTGACGATGCTGCTCGGCTACCGGATGTGCGTCGCCGTCGGCACCTCGCTGCTGATCATCGTGTTCAACTCGGCGGTGTCCTTGATGTCGCGGGTCGGGCACCAGCACTTCGACTGGTCGGTGATCGTGCCGGTCAGCCTGGCGGCCGTCCTCGGCTCACTCGCCGGCAAACGGGTCGCTGACCGTCTTCCGCAACGCGTCCTGAGTCGCGCCTTCGCGATGCTCGTCCTGCTCGTCGCCCTCTACATGGGGGTCCGCGGGCTCATCTGACCC contains these protein-coding regions:
- a CDS encoding sulfite exporter TauE/SafE family protein → MSLALGLLIGLVIGLTLGALGGGGSILTVPALVYVLGESGQDATTASLVIVGISSAISVASYSRDRHVRWRTGLLFGVTGAGASYAGSLLNRSVPENLLLLAFAGLMLLAGAAMLVKSLRRPATRRPVLARDLVTAGRAGSAATSGSTLPVLETRSAVGAPDSAEARADNARRARRLSAVQLVVAGVVVGFLTGFLGVGGGFLIVPALTMLLGYRMCVAVGTSLLIIVFNSAVSLMSRVGHQHFDWSVIVPVSLAAVLGSLAGKRVADRLPQRVLSRAFAMLVLLVALYMGVRGLI